A genomic window from Ilyobacter polytropus DSM 2926 includes:
- a CDS encoding ParB N-terminal domain-containing protein, giving the protein MVANRLGNNPLLNREKKKDSFEEKKEQIIKQYGRLVHMQPKLIEEIDFEDVTFINRLALTSEDLELEELKESISKIGLLNIIYLQEKEKGKYRLVSGLRRARAISEIYITGGSIKGKDRVVIFDKETPYELLDSVSVDENIQRKNLSILEQSYKFNREAAKKEKKIEDILKEYHISKKTFYRIKNAITYPKEITEIIEYLGADKAEILNKLVFILKDKMEASQVVKDYKDLNRDELRNLLKELKKVDRSEKVIIKYSTNGFNFSVKKKVPDEVKKYFEKLKEFIENDDYTFLK; this is encoded by the coding sequence ATGGTTGCTAATAGATTGGGGAATAATCCACTTCTTAACAGAGAGAAAAAAAAAGATAGTTTTGAAGAAAAGAAAGAACAGATAATAAAACAGTACGGACGTCTTGTTCATATGCAGCCAAAACTTATAGAAGAGATAGACTTTGAAGATGTTACTTTTATAAATAGGCTGGCACTGACATCTGAGGACCTAGAACTAGAAGAGCTGAAAGAGAGTATATCTAAGATAGGACTTCTAAATATCATATACCTCCAGGAAAAAGAAAAAGGTAAATACAGACTTGTAAGTGGACTTAGAAGGGCTAGAGCAATAAGTGAAATATATATAACCGGAGGCTCAATAAAAGGCAAGGACAGGGTTGTTATTTTTGATAAAGAAACTCCCTATGAGCTATTAGATTCTGTATCTGTTGATGAAAATATCCAGAGAAAAAATTTGAGCATTTTAGAACAATCTTATAAATTCAACAGAGAAGCTGCTAAAAAAGAGAAAAAAATAGAAGATATTCTAAAAGAATATCATATAAGTAAAAAGACTTTTTACAGAATTAAAAACGCAATAACTTATCCAAAAGAAATTACTGAAATAATAGAATATTTAGGAGCTGATAAAGCTGAAATTTTAAATAAACTGGTGTTTATTTTGAAAGATAAGATGGAAGCATCCCAGGTAGTAAAAGACTATAAAGATCTGAACAGAGATGAGCTTAGAAACTTATTAAAAGAGTTAAAAAAGGTTGATAGATCTGAGAAAGTTATAATTAAATACAGTACTAATGGTTTTAATTTTTCTGTAAAGAAAAAAGTTCCTGATGAAGTTAAAAAGTATTTTGAAAAACTGAAAGAATTTATAGAAAATGACGACTATACATTTTTAAAGTAA
- a CDS encoding peptidylprolyl isomerase has translation MNLQACIKTDKGDINIKLFPQVTPVTVLNFVNLSKRGYYDGLKFHRVINDFMVQGGDPTGTGSGGPGYNFRDEFKEGVVFDKKGILAMANAGPNTNGSQFFITHVETPWLNYKHSIFGEVVSEEDQKVVDAITQGDKIKTIVITGDVEEYIEKNKETLNQLNETLEKTFPDLPKYY, from the coding sequence ATTAACTTACAAGCTTGCATAAAAACAGACAAGGGAGATATCAATATAAAACTCTTCCCTCAAGTAACACCAGTGACAGTTTTAAATTTTGTAAATTTATCTAAAAGAGGTTATTATGATGGCCTGAAATTTCATAGAGTTATAAATGACTTTATGGTGCAAGGTGGAGACCCTACCGGTACTGGTTCAGGAGGTCCTGGATACAACTTCAGAGATGAATTCAAAGAGGGTGTAGTTTTTGATAAAAAGGGAATTTTAGCTATGGCCAATGCAGGCCCAAACACAAATGGGTCTCAGTTTTTTATTACACATGTTGAAACACCTTGGTTAAACTATAAGCACAGTATTTTCGGTGAAGTAGTTAGTGAAGAAGACCAAAAAGTTGTAGATGCTATAACTCAAGGAGATAAAATAAAAACTATAGTTATTACCGGAGACGTAGAAGAGTATATAGAGAAAAATAAGGAAACTTTAAATCAACTTAATGAAACACTTGAAAAAACTTTTCCTGATCTTCCTAAATATTATTAA
- a CDS encoding GNAT family N-acetyltransferase, which produces MIIRYVEDRDAESIAEIYNYYVENTTFTGDETPFSKEHMKNKIKDISKDYPWLVLEENSQILGYIYLNQWRFRSAYRHSAELSVYIRNGVRTNGLGSKLFSSLLKELKKKNLHTIISAIVLPNNASINLHEKFGFKKVAHFSEVGYKFEKWLDLGYWELVL; this is translated from the coding sequence ATGATTATAAGATACGTTGAAGATAGAGATGCTGAGAGCATCGCAGAGATATACAACTACTACGTTGAAAATACAACCTTTACAGGTGACGAAACTCCTTTCTCAAAAGAACACATGAAAAATAAAATTAAAGATATTTCAAAAGACTATCCCTGGCTTGTTTTAGAAGAAAATTCTCAAATTCTTGGTTATATATATCTCAATCAATGGAGATTTAGAAGTGCCTATAGACATTCTGCAGAACTTTCTGTATATATTCGAAATGGTGTAAGAACCAATGGCCTAGGATCAAAACTCTTTAGCTCTTTATTAAAAGAATTAAAGAAAAAAAACTTACATACTATAATAAGTGCCATTGTACTTCCAAATAATGCCAGCATTAACCTTCATGAAAAGTTTGGATTCAAAAAGGTGGCACATTTTAGTGAAGTTGGATATAAATTTGAAAAGTGGCTCGACCTAGGCTACTGGGAACTTGTTTTATAA
- a CDS encoding nitroreductase family protein, translated as MEFEKLLKERRSATFFDKNKELADNLIKEIIDLSTLAPSAFNTQPWELIIVKSSEARKELYEKACNQPKVLEAPVTIAIVGKKNGYKRENPIWDEKIKNKTLNSESLQAYMDMCENKLYNSDVKKNAYAVRNASLFAMTLMFVAKSKGVSTHPMIGFSEEAVKELYSISEDKVVVMLISMGYFNEEKKLFPREKRFSFDKISKVY; from the coding sequence ATGGAATTTGAAAAATTATTAAAAGAAAGAAGATCTGCAACTTTTTTTGATAAAAACAAAGAGCTTGCTGATAATCTTATAAAGGAAATTATAGACCTATCGACTTTAGCTCCATCAGCATTCAACACCCAGCCATGGGAACTAATAATAGTAAAATCATCAGAAGCCCGAAAAGAACTTTATGAAAAAGCATGTAATCAGCCAAAAGTTTTAGAGGCTCCTGTTACTATAGCTATAGTAGGCAAAAAAAATGGATATAAAAGAGAAAATCCAATATGGGATGAAAAAATAAAAAATAAGACTCTAAACAGCGAGTCTCTACAAGCTTATATGGATATGTGTGAAAATAAACTTTATAATAGTGATGTTAAAAAAAATGCCTATGCTGTGAGAAATGCCTCTCTATTTGCAATGACTCTTATGTTTGTGGCAAAATCTAAAGGCGTGTCTACGCACCCTATGATAGGTTTTAGCGAAGAGGCGGTAAAAGAACTTTACTCTATCTCTGAAGATAAGGTTGTGGTAATGCTTATTTCAATGGGATACTTCAATGAAGAAAAAAAACTTTTTCCAAGAGAGAAAAGATTTTCTTTCGATAAAATTTCAAAAGTATACTAA
- a CDS encoding manganese efflux pump MntP family protein, with the protein MTFSTLFFISVGLAMDAFAVSLTEGMALKKNHINHIFRVAFVFGIFQALMPLLGWFIGGLFYDMISKYEHWVAFGLLAFVGGKMLLEAWENQKCETEGKCDVSSNIILLGIATSIDALAVGFSFSLLPGLNIYSTIFIIGIITFIISSAGVYMGNKAGQLLGYKAEYAGGFILIGMGCKILFEHIA; encoded by the coding sequence ATGACTTTTTCAACTCTTTTTTTTATCTCCGTAGGTCTGGCGATGGACGCCTTTGCCGTTTCTCTTACTGAAGGAATGGCCTTGAAGAAAAACCATATAAATCATATTTTTAGAGTTGCCTTTGTCTTCGGGATTTTTCAGGCTCTTATGCCTCTTTTAGGATGGTTTATAGGGGGACTATTTTATGACATGATTTCAAAATATGAGCATTGGGTAGCCTTTGGACTTCTTGCTTTTGTTGGGGGGAAAATGCTCTTAGAAGCCTGGGAAAACCAAAAGTGTGAAACTGAAGGAAAATGTGATGTTTCTTCAAATATCATATTACTAGGTATTGCTACCAGTATTGATGCCTTAGCAGTAGGATTTTCATTTTCTCTTCTTCCAGGATTAAATATTTATTCTACAATCTTTATCATCGGAATAATCACATTTATTATATCCTCTGCAGGAGTATACATGGGAAATAAAGCCGGACAACTTTTGGGCTACAAGGCCGAATATGCAGGAGGCTTTATCTTAATCGGAATGGGATGTAAAATATTATTTGAACACATAGCGTGA
- a CDS encoding 6-phosphofructokinase, which translates to MKKRVLVVTGGGDCPGLNAVIRAIVKRASQEKDWEVVGSIQSFNGVLKEPEEIVILDKKAVAGIHFRGGTIIGTTNKGGPFAWPVKKGDGTWTTEDRSDKMIEKLKELGIEAVISIGGDGSQKISYELYKKGLNIVGVPKTIDNDLFSTDYTFGFQTAVQIATESVDKLVTTAASHNRVLIMEVMGRDAGWIALHSSVGGGADVCIIPEIPYDPVKIVKRLKERFDNGKGFALIVVAEGAKRVGGEVYSRKSNEAGYENPMLGGVAYKLADELKKAGCEEDIRVTVLGHLQRGGTPVAFDRVLATEFGVKAFELVLNKEYGKMVSVKNSTITSVPIEEAISNYKFVGKNSYLVHTGRSVGICFGD; encoded by the coding sequence ATGAAAAAAAGAGTGTTGGTAGTGACAGGCGGTGGAGATTGCCCCGGACTAAATGCAGTGATAAGAGCAATTGTAAAAAGGGCCTCTCAGGAGAAAGATTGGGAAGTTGTCGGCAGTATACAGTCATTTAACGGGGTTTTAAAAGAGCCTGAAGAGATAGTTATATTAGACAAGAAGGCTGTTGCAGGGATACATTTCAGAGGAGGAACAATAATAGGTACTACAAACAAAGGAGGACCTTTTGCATGGCCTGTAAAAAAAGGGGATGGGACATGGACAACTGAGGACAGATCAGATAAGATGATTGAAAAATTGAAAGAGTTGGGTATAGAGGCGGTAATAAGTATAGGGGGGGATGGTTCACAAAAGATATCATATGAACTCTATAAAAAAGGACTGAACATAGTAGGAGTTCCAAAGACTATTGACAATGACCTTTTCTCTACAGATTATACATTTGGCTTTCAGACTGCTGTGCAAATTGCCACAGAATCGGTTGATAAACTGGTAACAACGGCTGCTAGCCACAACAGAGTGCTTATAATGGAAGTAATGGGAAGAGATGCAGGTTGGATAGCCCTTCATTCCTCTGTAGGAGGAGGAGCAGATGTGTGTATTATACCTGAGATACCATATGATCCGGTCAAAATTGTAAAGAGATTAAAGGAAAGGTTTGATAATGGGAAAGGGTTTGCACTTATCGTTGTAGCAGAGGGAGCTAAAAGAGTCGGTGGTGAGGTATACAGCAGGAAAAGCAATGAAGCTGGCTATGAAAACCCCATGCTAGGTGGTGTGGCCTATAAACTGGCAGATGAACTGAAAAAAGCAGGATGTGAGGAAGATATAAGAGTTACTGTACTAGGTCATCTTCAGAGAGGTGGGACACCTGTGGCCTTTGACAGGGTTCTTGCCACTGAGTTTGGTGTAAAGGCATTTGAATTGGTTCTAAATAAGGAGTATGGCAAGATGGTATCAGTAAAAAATTCTACAATAACATCTGTACCTATCGAGGAAGCCATATCAAATTATAAATTTGTAGGCAAAAATTCCTATTTAGTGCACACTGGAAGGTCTGTAGGAATATGTTTTGGAGATTGA
- a CDS encoding NADH:ubiquinone reductase (Na(+)-transporting) subunit F: MDFLIAPLTVAAIAGGLAALISAVDKVVNNYGDVKIDINNGKKELEIKGGEALLSSLSSEGIYLPSACGGRGSCGACKCQIETDVGPVLPTEFPYLSDEERANNTRLACQVKIKKDLSIMIPEELFNVKQFTGSVLSIKNITHDIKEVLVDIGEETIEFTSGMYIQLIVPPYGKIKDYNQRAYSISSSPSDKNKIEMLIRLVPGGIATTWVHNFLKEGDKIELVGPFGEFQKQETDAAMICIAGGSGMAPFKSILYDMFEKGETEREVWYFFGARTLKDLFYLEEMRELEAKWKNFHFIPALSEPQEDEKWTGETGLITDILDKYLKEKTSHIESKEGYLCGSPGMINACIEVFDSNGISEDKIYYDKFA, translated from the coding sequence ATGGATTTTTTAATTGCTCCTCTGACTGTGGCGGCAATAGCCGGCGGATTGGCAGCCCTTATATCTGCAGTTGATAAGGTGGTAAATAACTACGGAGATGTAAAAATTGATATAAACAACGGTAAAAAAGAGCTTGAAATAAAAGGCGGAGAAGCACTTCTCTCCTCTTTGTCTTCAGAAGGTATATACCTCCCCTCTGCCTGCGGAGGACGAGGAAGTTGTGGAGCTTGCAAATGCCAAATTGAAACAGATGTAGGACCCGTTCTTCCGACTGAATTTCCATATCTTTCAGATGAAGAAAGGGCAAATAACACTAGATTGGCCTGTCAGGTAAAAATAAAAAAAGATCTTAGCATCATGATCCCTGAAGAACTTTTTAATGTAAAGCAGTTTACAGGAAGTGTTCTAAGTATAAAAAACATAACTCACGACATAAAGGAAGTACTTGTAGATATAGGAGAGGAAACAATCGAATTTACTTCTGGAATGTATATACAGCTAATTGTTCCTCCCTACGGAAAAATTAAAGACTACAATCAAAGAGCCTACTCCATCTCTTCTAGTCCCTCTGATAAAAACAAAATTGAGATGCTCATAAGACTGGTCCCAGGAGGTATTGCCACAACATGGGTTCATAATTTTCTCAAAGAAGGCGATAAAATAGAGCTTGTAGGTCCCTTCGGTGAATTTCAAAAGCAAGAAACCGATGCTGCTATGATCTGCATTGCAGGAGGCTCTGGTATGGCTCCCTTTAAATCTATTTTATATGATATGTTTGAAAAGGGCGAAACAGAAAGGGAAGTTTGGTACTTTTTTGGAGCTCGTACTTTAAAAGATCTTTTTTACTTGGAGGAGATGAGAGAGCTAGAGGCAAAATGGAAAAACTTTCATTTCATTCCAGCCTTGTCTGAGCCTCAAGAAGATGAAAAATGGACTGGAGAAACTGGCCTCATAACAGATATTTTGGATAAATATCTAAAAGAAAAAACATCTCATATAGAAAGCAAAGAGGGCTATCTCTGTGGAAGTCCGGGAATGATAAATGCCTGTATTGAAGTTTTTGACAGCAACGGAATCTCTGAAGATAAAATTTATTATGATAAATTTGCATAG
- a CDS encoding NADH:ubiquinone reductase (Na(+)-transporting) subunit E, whose product MIPDIHPFTLFLASIFTSNILLANFLGMCSFISISKDMTSSNGLGMAVTGVLTLTSMINWVVLKYILIPLDLLYLRFIVFIVVIAATVQILEMLIDRLSPSLYIALGIFLPLITVNCAILGVTLFIEIRNYSFIQTASYAFGSGLGWWLAIMALSAIQKKIKNSPVPAGLEGPGITLVTIGFMAMAFIGFSGMLIVQ is encoded by the coding sequence ATGATACCTGATATACATCCTTTTACCCTTTTTTTGGCTTCTATTTTCACAAGTAATATACTTCTTGCAAATTTCCTAGGTATGTGTTCTTTTATATCAATATCAAAGGATATGACATCATCAAACGGTCTCGGTATGGCTGTCACAGGAGTTCTTACTCTTACCTCTATGATAAACTGGGTAGTTTTAAAATATATTCTAATTCCATTAGACCTTCTTTATTTGAGATTTATAGTTTTTATAGTAGTCATTGCAGCTACAGTACAGATTCTTGAGATGCTAATAGATCGTCTTTCTCCGAGCCTCTATATTGCCCTAGGAATATTTCTGCCTCTGATTACAGTAAACTGCGCCATCCTGGGTGTGACTCTTTTTATAGAAATAAGAAATTACAGCTTTATTCAAACAGCTTCCTATGCTTTTGGTTCAGGATTAGGCTGGTGGCTTGCTATAATGGCCCTTTCAGCAATACAAAAGAAAATTAAAAACTCACCTGTTCCTGCAGGTCTTGAGGGGCCCGGCATTACTTTGGTCACAATAGGATTTATGGCAATGGCATTTATAGGTTTTTCTGGAATGCTTATCGTTCAATAG
- a CDS encoding NADH:ubiquinone reductase (Na(+)-transporting) subunit D — protein MNTAKNLAKENIWNNNPVFVQILGICSTLAVTNNLTNTFIMTVSVTFVTAFSNLSVSILKNYIPRKVRMIMQTLIIAFFVIIVDIMLRAYLPDISKSLGPYVGLIITNCIIMGRAEAFAQSNSPLISFWDGITSGIGYMWVLMIIAFFRELLGFGTLFGIKILSSEFTPWTIMVMAPSAFFILGILIWIVKTNMMRQDEKNEIPAKQTN, from the coding sequence TTGAATACCGCTAAAAATTTAGCCAAGGAAAATATATGGAACAACAACCCTGTTTTTGTTCAGATATTAGGTATATGTTCTACCCTCGCAGTTACCAACAATCTAACTAATACCTTTATAATGACTGTGTCAGTTACCTTTGTAACTGCTTTCAGCAACTTGTCAGTTTCCATTCTGAAAAATTATATACCTAGAAAAGTCAGAATGATAATGCAAACTCTTATCATCGCATTTTTTGTAATAATAGTAGATATAATGTTAAGGGCCTATCTTCCGGATATAAGCAAATCTCTCGGACCATACGTAGGTTTAATCATCACCAACTGCATTATAATGGGTCGAGCTGAAGCTTTTGCTCAGTCGAATTCTCCTCTCATCTCCTTTTGGGATGGTATAACTTCCGGTATAGGATATATGTGGGTACTTATGATCATAGCATTTTTTCGTGAACTATTGGGATTTGGAACCTTGTTCGGAATAAAAATCTTAAGCAGTGAATTTACTCCTTGGACTATTATGGTCATGGCTCCCAGTGCATTTTTTATCCTTGGTATTCTCATATGGATAGTCAAAACAAATATGATGAGACAGGATGAAAAAAACGAAATTCCCGCAAAACAAACTAATTAA
- a CDS encoding FMN-binding protein has translation MKKDSLIYTVTFSFIITFVFVFILAVAYEGTAERVKRHQKISETRAYLSASGIKLNPNEDPQVKFSEIFGGDFKDKEVLTAKINNENIFLSRISGKGLWGTISGVIAVNSSIDKIIGIEITSHSETPGLGGRIEESWFLNQFRDEKVPDNISIIMGTGRGDTVSDNGLVDGITGATRTSESVENIINKKLLQLRNLKRRGEI, from the coding sequence ATGAAAAAAGATTCTCTGATATATACTGTTACCTTTAGCTTTATTATTACTTTTGTTTTTGTATTTATTCTTGCTGTCGCCTATGAAGGAACGGCTGAAAGGGTAAAAAGACATCAAAAAATTTCTGAAACAAGAGCCTATTTATCTGCCTCAGGAATAAAATTAAACCCTAATGAAGATCCACAGGTTAAATTTTCTGAAATTTTTGGAGGTGATTTCAAAGATAAGGAAGTATTAACTGCCAAGATAAACAATGAAAACATCTTCCTTTCGAGAATTTCAGGAAAAGGCCTTTGGGGAACTATTTCTGGTGTCATTGCTGTCAATAGTAGCATTGATAAAATAATCGGAATAGAGATCACATCTCATTCTGAAACTCCAGGCTTAGGTGGAAGAATAGAAGAATCGTGGTTTTTAAATCAGTTTAGAGATGAAAAAGTTCCAGACAACATAAGTATAATTATGGGAACTGGACGTGGGGATACTGTTTCAGATAATGGCCTGGTTGACGGGATAACTGGAGCCACTAGAACCAGTGAATCAGTAGAAAATATAATCAATAAAAAGCTTTTACAGCTGAGAAATTTAAAAAGGAGGGGTGAGATTTGA
- a CDS encoding RnfABCDGE type electron transport complex subunit D, with protein MFQKQIMMRKVMYSLIPIFIISIYLYGLKAISLIAVSFFFGITTEYFFLKKRNKKVTEAVLVTCALYSLSMPPGIPLWIAAIGIIFGVSMGKMAYGGFGRNIFNPAITGRLFIYIAFPNMANKWLIPGNFGLTDGTAGATPLEILRNGGIPKITDLLLGTRPGSLGESSGILIIIAAIYLLYTKTASWRSMGATLIGYLMVQTFLYYFGLGANPLYGIFSGSLLFISIFMVTDPVSSPKKNNSLFLYGFLIGLSVALIRSFSLFPEGTSFAILLGNTFAPLMDEIIGKVKVKEVKS; from the coding sequence GTGTTTCAAAAACAAATAATGATGAGAAAAGTAATGTACTCACTAATACCCATTTTTATTATATCCATTTATTTATACGGCCTCAAAGCCATAAGCTTAATTGCTGTTTCTTTTTTCTTTGGAATAACCACAGAATATTTCTTCCTAAAAAAAAGGAATAAAAAAGTAACCGAAGCCGTTCTCGTGACATGTGCTTTATACTCTCTGTCTATGCCACCGGGAATACCTCTTTGGATTGCTGCTATCGGAATAATATTTGGAGTCTCTATGGGAAAAATGGCCTATGGTGGTTTTGGACGTAATATATTTAATCCAGCTATTACAGGGAGGCTCTTTATATATATAGCTTTCCCCAACATGGCAAATAAATGGCTTATTCCCGGAAATTTTGGACTAACAGATGGAACAGCTGGTGCAACCCCCCTTGAAATTTTAAGAAACGGGGGAATTCCAAAGATAACAGATCTTCTTTTAGGTACTAGGCCCGGTTCACTAGGTGAAAGTTCAGGAATTCTGATAATAATTGCTGCAATATATCTCCTCTATACCAAAACAGCCAGCTGGAGATCCATGGGAGCAACTTTGATCGGTTATCTTATGGTTCAGACCTTTTTATATTACTTTGGATTGGGTGCTAACCCCCTATATGGTATTTTTTCAGGAAGTCTCCTTTTTATCTCTATATTCATGGTGACTGATCCGGTTTCATCTCCCAAAAAAAATAATTCCCTTTTTCTCTACGGATTTCTCATAGGTTTGTCTGTCGCCCTTATAAGAAGCTTTTCCCTTTTTCCAGAAGGAACTAGTTTTGCAATTCTTTTAGGAAATACCTTTGCACCTTTAATGGATGAAATCATAGGGAAAGTAAAAGTCAAAGAGGTGAAGTCATGA